In Selenomonas ruminantium subsp. lactilytica TAM6421, the DNA window TCTTCCGTCTCCAGCTTGAGCGGCGGTACCGGACGGGGACGGCCATTGCGATCCAGCGCCACCATGGTGAAGTAGGCAGACAGGGCATGCACAGGCGTGCTGCTGCCCAGATCCAGGGCCTCCACCTCTACATTGACTGCCACTTCGATGGAACTATGCCCCACGTAAATGACCTCAGCTGTGCAGGTCACCAGATCGCCAATCATGATGGGCGTATGGAATTCCAATTCATCCACCCGGGCCGTGACCACATTGGTCTTGGCATACTTGCGGGCAGCAGCATAAGCCGTGGAATCCATCATCTTCATGAGCTCGCCCCCATGAACATTCCCGCTGGGATTGGTTTGGCTGGGCATCATAACTTCGGACAATATAACTTTTGACACGTTGAACCTCCAATATCTGTAAAACTTTACCACTTCGGCAAATTATCACTTCAAGTGAGTATAAATTGTAACTATTATACCGCTACTAATTCCAAAATGAAAGTGATTTTATCACAAAAATCAGCTCTGGAGAATATAAAACCAAGGCACTACTAGCCTGAATTTTTATATAATACTTTATATTGAAAATTTTATCCATTCTTATGATTTTCTAACCTGACCCTACACAAAGCCGGCAAATACCAGGAAAAGATTGAAAAACTGCTGGTGGACTGCAACTTCATTTCTTTCTGTTGCGGCCTGATAAAGAAAGACTATGAGGAAGCCTGCGAAGTGGAAGGACTCAACGAAGCGGACTGATATGGTCAAAAAGTGGGATTGACTGGTCAAATGTCAACTTTGACCAGTCAATCCCACTATTTTTTGCGCTTATGACGGTAATTATATTTTCCCGGCCTTGAAGTCCATCATCATCTGATGGGTCAGGCTCCAATCGTCGGGCTGGCCCTGAATGTCCTCACGCTTCACCCAAAGGGCCTCTTTAAGTTCATTCCGATCCATATGGATGGTAGTATCTCCGTCCACATCACAGTAAAAGCCCACAATCAGATCCTGCACACTGCCCCATGGCTGGGATTTATAATAGCGGATATTCTTAACCGCCAGCCCAGTTTCCTCCCGGACTTCCCGGGCCACACATTCCTCCAATGTCTCACCGATTTCCGTGAAACCAGCCACCAAGGCATAAAATGGTATATCCCGCTTGGCGTATTTCGTCAACAGGATCTCATCGCCATTGATGACGCCAGCCACCACCGCAGGAATGATGCGGGGATAGATCACATGTCCGCAGTTGTCGCATGTCAAAGCCCGCTCCTTGGCCGCATAGCTGGTAAGATGGCCGCAGCGGCCGCAAAAATGATTGTCTGCGTACCAGGAAATAAGATGCCAGGCCGTATAGGCCGCATACATGTACTCTCTGGGCCCCTGCAACTGCCAGCGTATTTCCCGCAGCGACTTGTAGCTGTAGCCCGGCAGGGGCTCAATGTGCTCTCCCAGGATATGATACACACCATGGCCATCCAAAGAGAAAAGAT includes these proteins:
- the nudC gene encoding NAD(+) diphosphatase translates to MLHEINPHRLANEFVPHAEPWKDDIIIFARRDGLLVGGEPGKMRFPKRQEIRSNKFHYQYLFSLDGHGVYHILGEHIEPLPGYSYKSLREIRWQLQGPREYMYAAYTAWHLISWYADNHFCGRCGHLTSYAAKERALTCDNCGHVIYPRIIPAVVAGVINGDEILLTKYAKRDIPFYALVAGFTEIGETLEECVAREVREETGLAVKNIRYYKSQPWGSVQDLIVGFYCDVDGDTTIHMDRNELKEALWVKREDIQGQPDDWSLTHQMMMDFKAGKI
- a CDS encoding acyl-CoA thioesterase; the encoded protein is MMPSQTNPSGNVHGGELMKMMDSTAYAAARKYAKTNVVTARVDELEFHTPIMIGDLVTCTAEVIYVGHSSIEVAVNVEVEALDLGSSTPVHALSAYFTMVALDRNGRPRPVPPLKLETEEAKAAFEEGRKRHEMYHERKKMKQNKQ